A genome region from Bombus terrestris chromosome 10, iyBomTerr1.2, whole genome shotgun sequence includes the following:
- the LOC100652127 gene encoding solute carrier organic anion transporter family member 1A5 isoform X2, translating into MTLREIFLRRMAIRLQEVMRSEVEGGLAGPANPIPSQSIDCGCGLLPCPKLAKFATRRLFVGLLSWVGLIQAAAYAYLFIVGPTIGRRFQFDPYVMEWVLIISDLTPFLLGVVVAYWGDRIHRAAWIGGIILLQSISYFIMIIPHLTHQTKVIEETENMTHMSIYADDSRDLCFDASSRIVAKEHEPCYFTFSMIFIVQIISGIANIAYFALGISYLDDNTKKKHIAAFIGVLIAAKIFGILLGSILAWICLRVDAVTLSLIKSYREQIGAWWLGLPILTILLIVPGLLLSWFPQMLPSEVVEKAAASLLHSSNNQNRTSRRLINQKVGNSNFWPSVGRLFINKTLICQVVSCSLYVMAIVHFISFENLIAQSRFHVPKPSGMLLGFEDPASSRLILNILKPILVALVVIISGLVISKAKPGAKCIIGYSIIVVLLASVIIFSLSASTCEKKPIVGTTRNGSLVLLKYCNRNCGCSYDAHFRPVCDSKGTFVFYSPCHAGCTSSKLINGVTIYSGCSCIEEEMGMGVEVIDGPCTSTSCQNNWILFESGNLLTCILVASTFVGDILIILRSVNTQDKAIGIGLWMTCLAILANIPGKILYDVIANLTCRHWGTQRSVCHLHDGLKLGNYLCYMTGSLLALSVILKTLVWFFCRDLELYIQKDQEPAAATELRKLMRNPDVASSQQEKQTKPDHDNDTPVRVDIANEELNISTRSLNESLSKKNEEEEEEKSEETTLKYGPIGPGDRRTDSKSSLNQTTQNRKSMIRKLESEDELSSSDEESKKKASPKIAYKPLNLDSDVESDLSSVEPRSRKRIMGKDYDSVYTSDRSSSAKSSLFRREFPNPDNYGDPRQAKHIDGSSETSSFKFSRKRQDAEVQKKGDFNEVGIPIVDVPVSRASAKGVKSLIDQYELNAEQQTEEGEESFRSNENGTHLESKIGIPLVAMAPKRPLSRSQYSSGFGSLTDSKIPENRSESRESVSTKASSKGSIGTLRTDL; encoded by the exons GAATGGCTATACGTCTTCAAGAAGTAATGCGATCAGAAGTGGAGGGTGGCCTTGCTGGTCCAGCTAATCCGATACCGAGTCAGTCGATAGATTGCGGTTGTGGACTACTACCATGTCCGAAATTAGCAAAATTTGCAACTCGCCGACTTTTCGTTGGCTTGCTCTCGTGGGTTGGCTTGATTCAGGCCGCTGCTTACGCGTATCTTTTCATAGTAGGACCTACGATCGGAAGAAGATTTCAATTTGATCCTTATGTAATGG AATGGGTACTTATAATATCTGATTTGACGCCTTTCCTTCTTGGAGTAGTCGTTGCATATTGGGGTGATAGAATTCACAGAGCTGCATGGATTGGCGGTATAATTCTTTTGCAAAGcatttcgtattttattatgATAATTCCTCATCTGACGCATCAGACCAAAGTTATCGAAGAAACCGAAAACATGACACATATGTCGATATACGCAG ATGATAGCCGAGATCTGTGTTTCGACGCTTCTTCTAGGATTGTTGCAAAAGAGCATGAGCCCTGTTATTTCACATTTTCAATGATCTTCATTGTACAAATTATATCTGGTATTGCGAACATTGCGTACTTTGCATTGGGTATATCCTATTTAGACGATAATACAAAGAAAAAACACATAGCTGCTTTCATTGGTGTTCTCATTGCTGCGAAGATTTTCGGTATTCTTCTAGGATCTATCTTGGCGTGGATATGTCTCAG AGTCGACGCAGTGACTTTGAGCTTGATAAAGTCCTACAGAGAACAAATCGGCGCATGGTGGTTAGGACTACCAATTCTAACGATACTACTCATAGTTCCTGGTTTGCTTCTTTCATGGTTCCCTCAAATGCTACCATCTGAG GTTGTCGAAAAAGCTGCTGCCTCGTTACTACATAGTTCCAACAATCAAAATCGAACATCTCGCAGATTGATTAACCAAAAAGTTGGTAATTCCAATTTCTGGCCATCAGTCGGTAGACTGTTCATTAATAAAACTTTGATTTGCCAAGTCGTTTCTTGTAGTCTTTACGTTATGGCGATTGTGCATTTTATTAGTTTTGAAAATCTCATTGCGCAATCAAGATTTCACGTACCGAAGCCAAGTGGGATGTTACTCGGTTTCGAGGATCCAGCTTCGTCAAGATTAATATTAA ATATCTTGAAACCTATTCTAGTCGCCTTGGTCGTGATCATTTCTGGCCTAGTTATTTCGAAGGCGAAACCTGGTGCTAAGTGTATCATTGGTTACAGTATCATCGTCGTACTTTTAGCATCTGTAATTATTTTCTCATTGTCTGCCTCAACTTGTGAGAAAAAGCCTATTGTTGGTACCACTAGAAACGGATC tcTCGTCCTGTTGAAGTATTGTAACAGAAATTGTGGCTGTTCGTATGACGCTCATTTTCGTCCAGTCTGCGATAGCAAAGGCACCTTCGTCTTTTATAGTCCTTGTCACGCTGGATGCACTTCTTCCAAACTTATAAATGGTGTAACAATTTACAGTGGTTGCAGCTGCATAGAAGAAGAGATGGGAATGGGAGTGGAAGTGATCGATGGACCTTGCACTTCTACTAGTTGTCAAAATAATTGGATACTTTTCGAG TCCGGAAATCTCTTGACGTGCATATTAGTTGCATCAACTTTCGTGGGAGATATATTGATAATCTTGAGATCAGTCAACACGCAAGACAAGGCTATCGGCATAGGCTTGTGGATGACGTGCTTGGCTATACTTGCGAATATTCCCGGAAAAATTCTTTACGATGTGATTGCAAATCTAACGTGCCGACATTGGGGAACTCAAAGATCTGTGTGCCATCTCCATGATGGCTTGAAACTTGGCAACTATCTGTGCTACATGACAGGTTCACTATTAGCTCTGTCTGTCATATTGAAAACCCTAGTGTGGTTCTTCTGCAGAGACTTGGAGCTTTATATTCAGAAAGACCAAGAACCAGCAGCGGCGACTGAATTGAGAAAATTGATGCGCAATCCTGACGTTGCGTCTAGTCAACAAGAGAAACAAACTAAGCCTGACCATGATA ATGACACGCCAGTTCGAGTAGATATCGCGAACGAGGAATTGAATATATCAACGAGGTCTCTAAATGAAAGTCTGTCAAAGAAgaatgaagaagaagaggaagaaaagagtGAGGAAACAACGCTAAAGTATGGTCCCATCGGTCCTGGGGATCGTCGAACGGACTCAAAATCCTCACTGAATCAAACGACGCAAAATCGAAAGTCGATGATTCGAAAGTTAGAGTCGGAGGATGAGTTAAGTTCTAGCGacgaagaaagtaaaaaaaaagcgAGTCCAAAGATAGCATACAAGCCGTTGAATCTCGATTCCGATGTAGAAAGTGATTTAAGCAGCGTGGAGCCAAGATCGCGGAAGCGTATTATGGGGAAGGACTATGATTCTGTTTATACCAGCGATCGCAGCTCTTCCGCGAAAAGCTCGCTCTTTAGACGTGAATTTCCTAATCCGGATAACTACGGCGATCCGAGACAAGCGAAACACATAGATGGTTCTTCGGAAACCAGCAGTTTCAAATTCTCGAGAAAGAGGCAAGACGCTGAGGTACAGAAGAAGGGAGATTTCAACGAAGTTGGTATACCAATAGTAGATGTTCCTGTTTCGCGTGCTTCCGCGAAAGGTGTAAAATCACTGATTGATCAATACGAACTAAACGCTGAACAGCAAACCGAAGAAGGCGAAGAGTCCTTCAGATCAAATGAAAACGGAACTCACTTGGAAAGTAAAATAGGGATCCCGCTAGTAGCTATGGCACCGAAAAGACCTCTCTCGAGGAGTCAATATTCATCAGGGTTCGGCAGTTTAACGGATAGTAAGATTCCTGAAAATCGATCCGAATCCCGCGAAAGCGTTAGCACGAAAGCATCTAGTAAGGGCAGTATAGGGACACTGCGCACTGATCTCTGA
- the LOC100652127 gene encoding solute carrier organic anion transporter family member 1A5 isoform X1 — translation MPTCDCTSSFRGYIDTEIGVFIRMAIRLQEVMRSEVEGGLAGPANPIPSQSIDCGCGLLPCPKLAKFATRRLFVGLLSWVGLIQAAAYAYLFIVGPTIGRRFQFDPYVMEWVLIISDLTPFLLGVVVAYWGDRIHRAAWIGGIILLQSISYFIMIIPHLTHQTKVIEETENMTHMSIYADDSRDLCFDASSRIVAKEHEPCYFTFSMIFIVQIISGIANIAYFALGISYLDDNTKKKHIAAFIGVLIAAKIFGILLGSILAWICLRVDAVTLSLIKSYREQIGAWWLGLPILTILLIVPGLLLSWFPQMLPSEVVEKAAASLLHSSNNQNRTSRRLINQKVGNSNFWPSVGRLFINKTLICQVVSCSLYVMAIVHFISFENLIAQSRFHVPKPSGMLLGFEDPASSRLILNILKPILVALVVIISGLVISKAKPGAKCIIGYSIIVVLLASVIIFSLSASTCEKKPIVGTTRNGSLVLLKYCNRNCGCSYDAHFRPVCDSKGTFVFYSPCHAGCTSSKLINGVTIYSGCSCIEEEMGMGVEVIDGPCTSTSCQNNWILFESGNLLTCILVASTFVGDILIILRSVNTQDKAIGIGLWMTCLAILANIPGKILYDVIANLTCRHWGTQRSVCHLHDGLKLGNYLCYMTGSLLALSVILKTLVWFFCRDLELYIQKDQEPAAATELRKLMRNPDVASSQQEKQTKPDHDNDTPVRVDIANEELNISTRSLNESLSKKNEEEEEEKSEETTLKYGPIGPGDRRTDSKSSLNQTTQNRKSMIRKLESEDELSSSDEESKKKASPKIAYKPLNLDSDVESDLSSVEPRSRKRIMGKDYDSVYTSDRSSSAKSSLFRREFPNPDNYGDPRQAKHIDGSSETSSFKFSRKRQDAEVQKKGDFNEVGIPIVDVPVSRASAKGVKSLIDQYELNAEQQTEEGEESFRSNENGTHLESKIGIPLVAMAPKRPLSRSQYSSGFGSLTDSKIPENRSESRESVSTKASSKGSIGTLRTDL, via the exons GAATGGCTATACGTCTTCAAGAAGTAATGCGATCAGAAGTGGAGGGTGGCCTTGCTGGTCCAGCTAATCCGATACCGAGTCAGTCGATAGATTGCGGTTGTGGACTACTACCATGTCCGAAATTAGCAAAATTTGCAACTCGCCGACTTTTCGTTGGCTTGCTCTCGTGGGTTGGCTTGATTCAGGCCGCTGCTTACGCGTATCTTTTCATAGTAGGACCTACGATCGGAAGAAGATTTCAATTTGATCCTTATGTAATGG AATGGGTACTTATAATATCTGATTTGACGCCTTTCCTTCTTGGAGTAGTCGTTGCATATTGGGGTGATAGAATTCACAGAGCTGCATGGATTGGCGGTATAATTCTTTTGCAAAGcatttcgtattttattatgATAATTCCTCATCTGACGCATCAGACCAAAGTTATCGAAGAAACCGAAAACATGACACATATGTCGATATACGCAG ATGATAGCCGAGATCTGTGTTTCGACGCTTCTTCTAGGATTGTTGCAAAAGAGCATGAGCCCTGTTATTTCACATTTTCAATGATCTTCATTGTACAAATTATATCTGGTATTGCGAACATTGCGTACTTTGCATTGGGTATATCCTATTTAGACGATAATACAAAGAAAAAACACATAGCTGCTTTCATTGGTGTTCTCATTGCTGCGAAGATTTTCGGTATTCTTCTAGGATCTATCTTGGCGTGGATATGTCTCAG AGTCGACGCAGTGACTTTGAGCTTGATAAAGTCCTACAGAGAACAAATCGGCGCATGGTGGTTAGGACTACCAATTCTAACGATACTACTCATAGTTCCTGGTTTGCTTCTTTCATGGTTCCCTCAAATGCTACCATCTGAG GTTGTCGAAAAAGCTGCTGCCTCGTTACTACATAGTTCCAACAATCAAAATCGAACATCTCGCAGATTGATTAACCAAAAAGTTGGTAATTCCAATTTCTGGCCATCAGTCGGTAGACTGTTCATTAATAAAACTTTGATTTGCCAAGTCGTTTCTTGTAGTCTTTACGTTATGGCGATTGTGCATTTTATTAGTTTTGAAAATCTCATTGCGCAATCAAGATTTCACGTACCGAAGCCAAGTGGGATGTTACTCGGTTTCGAGGATCCAGCTTCGTCAAGATTAATATTAA ATATCTTGAAACCTATTCTAGTCGCCTTGGTCGTGATCATTTCTGGCCTAGTTATTTCGAAGGCGAAACCTGGTGCTAAGTGTATCATTGGTTACAGTATCATCGTCGTACTTTTAGCATCTGTAATTATTTTCTCATTGTCTGCCTCAACTTGTGAGAAAAAGCCTATTGTTGGTACCACTAGAAACGGATC tcTCGTCCTGTTGAAGTATTGTAACAGAAATTGTGGCTGTTCGTATGACGCTCATTTTCGTCCAGTCTGCGATAGCAAAGGCACCTTCGTCTTTTATAGTCCTTGTCACGCTGGATGCACTTCTTCCAAACTTATAAATGGTGTAACAATTTACAGTGGTTGCAGCTGCATAGAAGAAGAGATGGGAATGGGAGTGGAAGTGATCGATGGACCTTGCACTTCTACTAGTTGTCAAAATAATTGGATACTTTTCGAG TCCGGAAATCTCTTGACGTGCATATTAGTTGCATCAACTTTCGTGGGAGATATATTGATAATCTTGAGATCAGTCAACACGCAAGACAAGGCTATCGGCATAGGCTTGTGGATGACGTGCTTGGCTATACTTGCGAATATTCCCGGAAAAATTCTTTACGATGTGATTGCAAATCTAACGTGCCGACATTGGGGAACTCAAAGATCTGTGTGCCATCTCCATGATGGCTTGAAACTTGGCAACTATCTGTGCTACATGACAGGTTCACTATTAGCTCTGTCTGTCATATTGAAAACCCTAGTGTGGTTCTTCTGCAGAGACTTGGAGCTTTATATTCAGAAAGACCAAGAACCAGCAGCGGCGACTGAATTGAGAAAATTGATGCGCAATCCTGACGTTGCGTCTAGTCAACAAGAGAAACAAACTAAGCCTGACCATGATA ATGACACGCCAGTTCGAGTAGATATCGCGAACGAGGAATTGAATATATCAACGAGGTCTCTAAATGAAAGTCTGTCAAAGAAgaatgaagaagaagaggaagaaaagagtGAGGAAACAACGCTAAAGTATGGTCCCATCGGTCCTGGGGATCGTCGAACGGACTCAAAATCCTCACTGAATCAAACGACGCAAAATCGAAAGTCGATGATTCGAAAGTTAGAGTCGGAGGATGAGTTAAGTTCTAGCGacgaagaaagtaaaaaaaaagcgAGTCCAAAGATAGCATACAAGCCGTTGAATCTCGATTCCGATGTAGAAAGTGATTTAAGCAGCGTGGAGCCAAGATCGCGGAAGCGTATTATGGGGAAGGACTATGATTCTGTTTATACCAGCGATCGCAGCTCTTCCGCGAAAAGCTCGCTCTTTAGACGTGAATTTCCTAATCCGGATAACTACGGCGATCCGAGACAAGCGAAACACATAGATGGTTCTTCGGAAACCAGCAGTTTCAAATTCTCGAGAAAGAGGCAAGACGCTGAGGTACAGAAGAAGGGAGATTTCAACGAAGTTGGTATACCAATAGTAGATGTTCCTGTTTCGCGTGCTTCCGCGAAAGGTGTAAAATCACTGATTGATCAATACGAACTAAACGCTGAACAGCAAACCGAAGAAGGCGAAGAGTCCTTCAGATCAAATGAAAACGGAACTCACTTGGAAAGTAAAATAGGGATCCCGCTAGTAGCTATGGCACCGAAAAGACCTCTCTCGAGGAGTCAATATTCATCAGGGTTCGGCAGTTTAACGGATAGTAAGATTCCTGAAAATCGATCCGAATCCCGCGAAAGCGTTAGCACGAAAGCATCTAGTAAGGGCAGTATAGGGACACTGCGCACTGATCTCTGA
- the LOC100652127 gene encoding solute carrier organic anion transporter family member 1A5 isoform X4, whose protein sequence is MTLREIFLRKWVLIISDLTPFLLGVVVAYWGDRIHRAAWIGGIILLQSISYFIMIIPHLTHQTKVIEETENMTHMSIYADDSRDLCFDASSRIVAKEHEPCYFTFSMIFIVQIISGIANIAYFALGISYLDDNTKKKHIAAFIGVLIAAKIFGILLGSILAWICLRVDAVTLSLIKSYREQIGAWWLGLPILTILLIVPGLLLSWFPQMLPSEVVEKAAASLLHSSNNQNRTSRRLINQKVGNSNFWPSVGRLFINKTLICQVVSCSLYVMAIVHFISFENLIAQSRFHVPKPSGMLLGFEDPASSRLILNILKPILVALVVIISGLVISKAKPGAKCIIGYSIIVVLLASVIIFSLSASTCEKKPIVGTTRNGSLVLLKYCNRNCGCSYDAHFRPVCDSKGTFVFYSPCHAGCTSSKLINGVTIYSGCSCIEEEMGMGVEVIDGPCTSTSCQNNWILFESGNLLTCILVASTFVGDILIILRSVNTQDKAIGIGLWMTCLAILANIPGKILYDVIANLTCRHWGTQRSVCHLHDGLKLGNYLCYMTGSLLALSVILKTLVWFFCRDLELYIQKDQEPAAATELRKLMRNPDVASSQQEKQTKPDHDNDTPVRVDIANEELNISTRSLNESLSKKNEEEEEEKSEETTLKYGPIGPGDRRTDSKSSLNQTTQNRKSMIRKLESEDELSSSDEESKKKASPKIAYKPLNLDSDVESDLSSVEPRSRKRIMGKDYDSVYTSDRSSSAKSSLFRREFPNPDNYGDPRQAKHIDGSSETSSFKFSRKRQDAEVQKKGDFNEVGIPIVDVPVSRASAKGVKSLIDQYELNAEQQTEEGEESFRSNENGTHLESKIGIPLVAMAPKRPLSRSQYSSGFGSLTDSKIPENRSESRESVSTKASSKGSIGTLRTDL, encoded by the exons AATGGGTACTTATAATATCTGATTTGACGCCTTTCCTTCTTGGAGTAGTCGTTGCATATTGGGGTGATAGAATTCACAGAGCTGCATGGATTGGCGGTATAATTCTTTTGCAAAGcatttcgtattttattatgATAATTCCTCATCTGACGCATCAGACCAAAGTTATCGAAGAAACCGAAAACATGACACATATGTCGATATACGCAG ATGATAGCCGAGATCTGTGTTTCGACGCTTCTTCTAGGATTGTTGCAAAAGAGCATGAGCCCTGTTATTTCACATTTTCAATGATCTTCATTGTACAAATTATATCTGGTATTGCGAACATTGCGTACTTTGCATTGGGTATATCCTATTTAGACGATAATACAAAGAAAAAACACATAGCTGCTTTCATTGGTGTTCTCATTGCTGCGAAGATTTTCGGTATTCTTCTAGGATCTATCTTGGCGTGGATATGTCTCAG AGTCGACGCAGTGACTTTGAGCTTGATAAAGTCCTACAGAGAACAAATCGGCGCATGGTGGTTAGGACTACCAATTCTAACGATACTACTCATAGTTCCTGGTTTGCTTCTTTCATGGTTCCCTCAAATGCTACCATCTGAG GTTGTCGAAAAAGCTGCTGCCTCGTTACTACATAGTTCCAACAATCAAAATCGAACATCTCGCAGATTGATTAACCAAAAAGTTGGTAATTCCAATTTCTGGCCATCAGTCGGTAGACTGTTCATTAATAAAACTTTGATTTGCCAAGTCGTTTCTTGTAGTCTTTACGTTATGGCGATTGTGCATTTTATTAGTTTTGAAAATCTCATTGCGCAATCAAGATTTCACGTACCGAAGCCAAGTGGGATGTTACTCGGTTTCGAGGATCCAGCTTCGTCAAGATTAATATTAA ATATCTTGAAACCTATTCTAGTCGCCTTGGTCGTGATCATTTCTGGCCTAGTTATTTCGAAGGCGAAACCTGGTGCTAAGTGTATCATTGGTTACAGTATCATCGTCGTACTTTTAGCATCTGTAATTATTTTCTCATTGTCTGCCTCAACTTGTGAGAAAAAGCCTATTGTTGGTACCACTAGAAACGGATC tcTCGTCCTGTTGAAGTATTGTAACAGAAATTGTGGCTGTTCGTATGACGCTCATTTTCGTCCAGTCTGCGATAGCAAAGGCACCTTCGTCTTTTATAGTCCTTGTCACGCTGGATGCACTTCTTCCAAACTTATAAATGGTGTAACAATTTACAGTGGTTGCAGCTGCATAGAAGAAGAGATGGGAATGGGAGTGGAAGTGATCGATGGACCTTGCACTTCTACTAGTTGTCAAAATAATTGGATACTTTTCGAG TCCGGAAATCTCTTGACGTGCATATTAGTTGCATCAACTTTCGTGGGAGATATATTGATAATCTTGAGATCAGTCAACACGCAAGACAAGGCTATCGGCATAGGCTTGTGGATGACGTGCTTGGCTATACTTGCGAATATTCCCGGAAAAATTCTTTACGATGTGATTGCAAATCTAACGTGCCGACATTGGGGAACTCAAAGATCTGTGTGCCATCTCCATGATGGCTTGAAACTTGGCAACTATCTGTGCTACATGACAGGTTCACTATTAGCTCTGTCTGTCATATTGAAAACCCTAGTGTGGTTCTTCTGCAGAGACTTGGAGCTTTATATTCAGAAAGACCAAGAACCAGCAGCGGCGACTGAATTGAGAAAATTGATGCGCAATCCTGACGTTGCGTCTAGTCAACAAGAGAAACAAACTAAGCCTGACCATGATA ATGACACGCCAGTTCGAGTAGATATCGCGAACGAGGAATTGAATATATCAACGAGGTCTCTAAATGAAAGTCTGTCAAAGAAgaatgaagaagaagaggaagaaaagagtGAGGAAACAACGCTAAAGTATGGTCCCATCGGTCCTGGGGATCGTCGAACGGACTCAAAATCCTCACTGAATCAAACGACGCAAAATCGAAAGTCGATGATTCGAAAGTTAGAGTCGGAGGATGAGTTAAGTTCTAGCGacgaagaaagtaaaaaaaaagcgAGTCCAAAGATAGCATACAAGCCGTTGAATCTCGATTCCGATGTAGAAAGTGATTTAAGCAGCGTGGAGCCAAGATCGCGGAAGCGTATTATGGGGAAGGACTATGATTCTGTTTATACCAGCGATCGCAGCTCTTCCGCGAAAAGCTCGCTCTTTAGACGTGAATTTCCTAATCCGGATAACTACGGCGATCCGAGACAAGCGAAACACATAGATGGTTCTTCGGAAACCAGCAGTTTCAAATTCTCGAGAAAGAGGCAAGACGCTGAGGTACAGAAGAAGGGAGATTTCAACGAAGTTGGTATACCAATAGTAGATGTTCCTGTTTCGCGTGCTTCCGCGAAAGGTGTAAAATCACTGATTGATCAATACGAACTAAACGCTGAACAGCAAACCGAAGAAGGCGAAGAGTCCTTCAGATCAAATGAAAACGGAACTCACTTGGAAAGTAAAATAGGGATCCCGCTAGTAGCTATGGCACCGAAAAGACCTCTCTCGAGGAGTCAATATTCATCAGGGTTCGGCAGTTTAACGGATAGTAAGATTCCTGAAAATCGATCCGAATCCCGCGAAAGCGTTAGCACGAAAGCATCTAGTAAGGGCAGTATAGGGACACTGCGCACTGATCTCTGA